The segment AGCATCTACCGATTCCCGCAGGATTTTGAACTCCTTTAATTCGGACTGCGGCACTTTTAGCTCTTTTGCCACCCGGGTAGGCAGCGCTTCTATCGGCTGATCCAAATCCTGACGTAAATTACTTAACTTAATACGCATAATTATCTCCCGTCCTGTTTTTCCTTATTTTTCTCTGGAGAAGTGCGTATTTATCCAAATATACTTTTAATATATTATCTTCTCCGCCGGAAAGTTACTGATTTTTATCTTCCTGGGGTTTCTCGCCTGCCCCTATTTCCACCATAACCCGTATTGGCGTGAATACACTTGGGGTCACACCGGTAGGAAGACGCAGCTGCACCTGCTGCTGCACACTTTCCTCTGCACCGCTGATGTCAATAGGCGCCGTATCCAAGTACTGGATATTTCGCAGTTTGTCCATGTCACCATATACTTTTAATAATTCCGGTTCTACGATAACACGTTTAATAATAAATCCGTCAGCAGGTTCTCCCTCCAGCACCGGATTGACCGCCACCTGCTTGCCCGGCTGTTCTTTTACAATAGGAATAAAGACTTCCACAGTCTGTGGCACTACCCGTACTATATCATTAATTGAATTACCCAGCTCATCCTCCACTTTCACCGGCAGATGCTCCAAGACATTTTGTGAAACACCTTCAAGGTTTACATCCACATAGGCCCGATATATTCTATTAAGCCCGTTACGGGGGCCCGCCACAATCACTTGGGACGGATTAATCACCGGTTCTAGAGTAGAATACCCCGTAGTAGGGCGACCGGTAAAATTAATGATGATTGGGAACTGACTATCAGATATTTCATCAATGGCCACGGCCACTTCCCGAGGATCTATCGCCACCAAATCCACATTTTGCGGGGTATCCACTTCCACTTCCAACATATTTCTGCCAAAATGTACGCCCCTTAGGTCAACTACAGCACGTAAATCACGTGAGTTAAGGGTTTGTATCACCTGTTTCTTACCCTCCACGCGCACATTTACCGATACCGGCTTTTCTTCTATCACCAAATCATTAGCCAGCGCCCGAGTCTCAAGCGGAACATTAATGACAGTTTCCGCAGTGGGATTGGTCTCGCCGGTGACGTAAAGCCACATAAAAATGGCTACCACCAGTGATATGATTTTTAAAAATAAATTGCGCTGCCAAAATTTCTCCACTTTTTAGGACCTCCACTGCCAGAAATGCTGATTGGTTGACTTAGGTATAAGCAAATCTTCCAATGTTTCACGCAGGGTATTCTCGTCAAGATAGCGGGTAAGTTTGCCCTCTTCAGCTACGGATATGGTACCGGTCTCTTCTGAGACAATTACCACAACGGCATCGGAAATTTCACTGATACCCAATGCCGCCCTATGCCTCGTGCCCAGCTGACTGCTCAGATATGGGCTATCGGTAAGCGGTAAAAAGCAGCCCGCGGCCGCCACCCGATCGCCCCGGATGATCGCAGCCCCATCATGCAATGGTGTGGTAGGTACGAAGACATTGGTTAAAAGCTCCACCGTCACCACACCATCCATTTTAATCCCTGTTTCTATATAATCGTTAAGGCCTGTTTCCCTTTCTATCACTATCAATGCCCCATCCTTATTTTTGGCAAGCACATTTACTGCTCGGATTACATCACCAATCAAGCGGGACATGTCGTCCGGTCCCAGGGTGGATAAAGGCCTGGCGAAAAATTTACCCCGGCCCAGCTGTTCCAAGGCACGCCGCAGCTCCGGCTGAAAAACGATAGGCAGCGCCACTAGAATAGCAATACGGGTCTGATCAAGCATCCAGTTAATGGCGGTAAGTCCCAGCCGTTTACTGGCAAAAGATGCTGCCACCAATACAGCTAAGCCCTTTAAAAGCTGTACTGCTCTAGTACCGCGGATAAGCATGGTACCTTTATAAATTACAAAGGCCACCAAGGAGATATCCACCACCATCAGCAGGTAGTCAAGCAGATCATAATATTTTAAAAACTTAAGCTGGGAAAACATCTCTTCACCTCAAATTTAACCCGAACAAAAATACTTAATTAAATTTTTTTCGACAAAACCTTCCCAAAACCCTTTTTCCTTTAAGGGCTTTCTCCTTCTTAATAGTTTCCTGGAAATATAGAAAGTATATCATACTTTATTTACAAAAGTACTGAAAATATCAGTGACAAAGCCGCTAATTATTTAACCCAAAAACAGGGTGTAAAACAAATCATGTTTTAGCACCCTATCTTTCTCCCTTAGAGGAAAAGTATCAGTATTTATTGCTGACGATTTTAAATAATCCTCAATAAAAATTTCTATTGGGGGACTTACCTACTATTAATTATATGCTGTGCCGTACGGGCCGCAATGGCCATCACCGTCTCTGTCGGATTTCCCCCGCCGCTAGTGACAAACGCGCTGGCATCGCAAATATATAAATTGGAGATGTCATGACTGCGGCAAAATTCATCAACTACCGATGCGGCAGGGTCCCTACCCATACGGCATCCCCCCATCAAGTGAGCACTATCCGGAATAACGAAAGCTGCCTTTCCATCTGCAGCTTCAAGAATTTCATTAGCTTTTGCCACCCCATGCGCAATCATTTTATTATCATTGTCACCATAACTAAACGAGGCCAACGCTCGAGGAATGCCATATTCATCTTTTTCCTCACTTAAGGTGACAAAGTTATTATAATCGGGCAGCACCTCACCAACTATAGTAATGCGCGCATAGAAATTATAGTCCCGCATTATCTCGTAGAGATCACTTCCCCAGATGCCGGCACTTACCGCAAGGTTTTTGGCCAATGAAACCGGCCTTCCCCCATGAGCGTTCATGGTGTACCCTCTAGCAAAACCACGGCTTCGGTCCGTTTCGTAGAAATCCTGAGATAAAGCCATCACCGGGGTTCCTTTGTAAAGTCTTACCTCATCATCAAACTTAGCGTAAATATCGTGCCCAGTATGGGTTAGCAGGTAACGCCCCACTAAACCACTGCTATTAGCCAAGCCTTGAGGGAACTTGGAACAGGTAGAATTCAGCAGCAGCCGGGGAGTCTCCACGGCAAAAGCTGATACTATCACCAGCTTTGCTTTTTGGAAGTGCTCTTTACCATCATGATTAAAAGTAACTCCCTTGGCCTTCCCCTGGTCATCCAGCTCTATCCTGGTTACCATACAATCGCTTAATACTTCTGCACCATAACCAATCGCTTTCGGAATATGATGGATTAAGGTACTAAACTTTGAGTTTGGCATACATCCTTGGTTACAAAAGCCCCGGCTGATGCATGGCGGCCGCCCATCAAATGGTGCCGATAATATGGCCAGCGGAGCGACTACGCTTTTAATACCTAACCTGTCACATCCTTTACGAAAGACTTGGGAATTTGCGCTAATCGGATTGCGCTCAGGGTAAGGATACGGCCCGTGAAAACTGCCCCAGGGGAATTCCTTAGGACCGGATACAGCAATGTCTCGTTCAATCTTATCGTAATATGGTGCAAGATCCTGGTATTCAATCGGCCAGTCTTCCCCTACCCCATCGATTGTCTTGGTCTTAAAGTCACTTTCATGAAAGCGGAGGAACACCCCGGTGAAGTGCACAGTTCCTCCGCCTACTCCACGCCCAGAGTTATTATGACCAAAGGTTAGTGCATCTTTACCGGTAGAAAGTCGTGTGTCCTGCCAAGCCAAAGATTGGGCAGCAAGTTCGTCACTGGCAAAATCAGTCTGCGGGTTCCAGAAAGGTCCAGCCTCTATCACCACAACACTAAAGCCTGCTTTACTAAGTTCATATGCTAATACTCCGCCCGCCGCACCAGCGCCAACAATACATATATCAGCACCATCTTTGTATTTCCTATTAGCCAAATCCCGCTGGCGA is part of the Metallumcola ferriviriculae genome and harbors:
- the cdaA gene encoding diadenylate cyclase CdaA, translating into MFSQLKFLKYYDLLDYLLMVVDISLVAFVIYKGTMLIRGTRAVQLLKGLAVLVAASFASKRLGLTAINWMLDQTRIAILVALPIVFQPELRRALEQLGRGKFFARPLSTLGPDDMSRLIGDVIRAVNVLAKNKDGALIVIERETGLNDYIETGIKMDGVVTVELLTNVFVPTTPLHDGAAIIRGDRVAAAGCFLPLTDSPYLSSQLGTRHRAALGISEISDAVVVIVSEETGTISVAEEGKLTRYLDENTLRETLEDLLIPKSTNQHFWQWRS
- a CDS encoding CdaR family protein, with the protein product MEKFWQRNLFLKIISLVVAIFMWLYVTGETNPTAETVINVPLETRALANDLVIEEKPVSVNVRVEGKKQVIQTLNSRDLRAVVDLRGVHFGRNMLEVEVDTPQNVDLVAIDPREVAVAIDEISDSQFPIIINFTGRPTTGYSTLEPVINPSQVIVAGPRNGLNRIYRAYVDVNLEGVSQNVLEHLPVKVEDELGNSINDIVRVVPQTVEVFIPIVKEQPGKQVAVNPVLEGEPADGFIIKRVIVEPELLKVYGDMDKLRNIQYLDTAPIDISGAEESVQQQVQLRLPTGVTPSVFTPIRVMVEIGAGEKPQEDKNQ
- a CDS encoding GMC family oxidoreductase, coding for MKNNNDYVTHNHDHYKDHRQRDLANRKYKDGADICIVGAGAAGGVLAYELSKAGFSVVVIEAGPFWNPQTDFASDELAAQSLAWQDTRLSTGKDALTFGHNNSGRGVGGGTVHFTGVFLRFHESDFKTKTIDGVGEDWPIEYQDLAPYYDKIERDIAVSGPKEFPWGSFHGPYPYPERNPISANSQVFRKGCDRLGIKSVVAPLAILSAPFDGRPPCISRGFCNQGCMPNSKFSTLIHHIPKAIGYGAEVLSDCMVTRIELDDQGKAKGVTFNHDGKEHFQKAKLVIVSAFAVETPRLLLNSTCSKFPQGLANSSGLVGRYLLTHTGHDIYAKFDDEVRLYKGTPVMALSQDFYETDRSRGFARGYTMNAHGGRPVSLAKNLAVSAGIWGSDLYEIMRDYNFYARITIVGEVLPDYNNFVTLSEEKDEYGIPRALASFSYGDNDNKMIAHGVAKANEILEAADGKAAFVIPDSAHLMGGCRMGRDPAASVVDEFCRSHDISNLYICDASAFVTSGGGNPTETVMAIAARTAQHIINSR